A single genomic interval of Aquipuribacter sp. SD81 harbors:
- a CDS encoding potassium/proton antiporter, with translation MLWTVPALGVLDGRAVVAPPEAVLVAVALVLLLAVAAVRLSTRTGLPSLLLYLALGVLLGEDVLGLQFDDEQLVQGLGYTALALILAEGGLTTRWDSIRGSLGPASALATLGTCVSLLVTGVGAWLVLDVDLVTALLLGAVVASTDAAAVFSVLRSVRLPRRLVGALEAESGLNDAPAVLAVLALTAAAAGTSEDPWWLSVLLAVLALLVGVVVGLLVGRAGTTALRRLAAPVSGPFPLAVLAVVGIAYGAAVLLGGSGFIAVYVAALVVGNARLPHGGATRGFATSLGWFAQIGLFVLLGLLATPSRLPDALLPALAITAILVLVARPASVVASVSWLGVPWRDQVFLSWAGLRGAVPIVLATIPVIAGVDGSRRIFDVVFVVVVVSVLLQAPTLPWLARRLGLQEDDHNAEVDVESSPLGRMGADLLEVQVHERSRLHGVSVQELRLPRPAHVSLVVRPDGAVVPSPATTLRHGDAVLVVTTPAVREAVERRLRAVSEHGRLAGWGDPAGERPP, from the coding sequence GTGCTGTGGACGGTGCCCGCGCTCGGGGTGCTCGACGGCCGGGCCGTCGTCGCCCCGCCCGAGGCCGTCCTCGTCGCCGTCGCGCTCGTCCTGCTCCTCGCAGTCGCCGCCGTGCGGCTGTCGACGAGGACGGGCCTGCCCTCGCTGCTGCTCTACCTCGCGCTGGGCGTGCTGCTCGGCGAGGACGTGCTCGGCCTGCAGTTCGACGACGAGCAGCTCGTGCAGGGCCTCGGCTACACGGCCCTCGCGCTCATCCTCGCCGAGGGCGGTCTCACGACCCGGTGGGACTCCATCCGCGGCTCGCTCGGGCCCGCGTCCGCGCTCGCGACGCTCGGCACGTGCGTCTCGCTGCTCGTGACGGGCGTGGGCGCGTGGCTGGTCCTCGACGTCGACCTCGTGACGGCGCTGCTGCTGGGCGCGGTGGTCGCGAGCACCGACGCCGCGGCGGTGTTCTCCGTCCTGCGCTCGGTACGGCTGCCGCGCCGCCTGGTCGGTGCGCTCGAGGCCGAGTCGGGGCTCAACGACGCGCCAGCGGTCCTCGCCGTCCTCGCGCTGACGGCGGCGGCCGCGGGCACGAGCGAGGACCCGTGGTGGCTGTCGGTGCTGCTGGCCGTCCTCGCCCTGCTCGTCGGCGTGGTCGTCGGCCTGCTGGTCGGGCGGGCGGGCACCACCGCGCTGCGACGGCTCGCGGCGCCGGTGTCCGGGCCCTTCCCCCTCGCGGTGCTCGCCGTCGTCGGCATCGCCTACGGCGCGGCGGTCCTGCTGGGCGGCAGCGGCTTCATCGCCGTCTACGTCGCCGCGCTCGTCGTGGGCAACGCACGGCTGCCGCACGGGGGTGCCACCCGCGGCTTCGCGACGTCGCTCGGCTGGTTCGCGCAGATCGGCCTGTTCGTGCTGCTGGGCCTCCTCGCGACCCCCTCGCGGCTGCCCGACGCCCTGCTGCCCGCCCTCGCCATCACCGCGATCCTCGTGCTGGTCGCGCGGCCCGCCTCGGTGGTGGCGTCGGTGTCGTGGCTGGGCGTGCCGTGGCGCGACCAGGTGTTCCTCTCGTGGGCGGGGCTGCGCGGCGCCGTGCCCATCGTGCTCGCGACCATCCCCGTCATCGCGGGCGTCGACGGCTCCCGCCGCATCTTCGACGTCGTCTTCGTCGTGGTGGTCGTGAGCGTCCTGCTCCAGGCGCCGACGCTGCCGTGGCTCGCGCGCCGGCTCGGGCTGCAGGAGGACGACCACAACGCCGAGGTCGACGTCGAGAGCTCCCCGCTCGGGCGGATGGGCGCGGACCTGCTGGAGGTGCAGGTGCACGAGCGCTCCCGGCTGCACGGGGTCAGCGTGCAGGAGCTGCGCCTGCCGCGCCCGGCCCACGTCTCGCTCGTCGTACGGCCGGACGGCGCCGTCGTGCCGTCGCCGGCCACGACGCTGCGCCACGGCGACGCCGTCCTCGTCGTGACGACGCCGGCGGTCCGGGAGGCCGTCGAGCGGCGCCTGCGTGCGGTCAGCGAGCACGGTCGCCTCGCGGGCTGGGGCGACCCGGCAGGGGAGCGACCGCCGTGA
- a CDS encoding 5-formyltetrahydrofolate cyclo-ligase, which produces MTARHSPLKRPERRAVRARRALADDARPLPREVVADRLAASVPALLALTTAAPPVTVALYVSLPDEPGTWPLRRALADGGHRVLLPVVRDDLDLDWVLDDGATRSARTPPGRRLGRDALAGCALVVVPALAVDRSGTRLGQGGGSYDRALARLPDGVPVVALVHDDEVLPPGALPREPHDRPVGHALTPSGLVGLSDRGRAAPAPDGSAPPPGPPRR; this is translated from the coding sequence ATGACGGCGCGACACAGCCCCCTGAAGCGCCCCGAGCGACGCGCCGTCCGCGCGCGCCGCGCGCTGGCCGACGACGCGCGTCCGCTGCCGCGAGAGGTCGTCGCGGACCGGCTCGCCGCCTCCGTCCCGGCGCTGCTGGCGCTCACCACGGCGGCCCCGCCCGTCACGGTCGCGCTGTACGTGTCGCTGCCGGACGAGCCCGGCACGTGGCCGCTGCGGCGGGCGCTCGCCGACGGCGGGCACCGGGTGCTCCTGCCCGTCGTGCGCGACGACCTCGACCTCGACTGGGTCCTCGACGACGGCGCCACCCGGTCCGCGCGCACCCCGCCGGGCCGGCGGCTCGGGCGCGACGCCCTCGCCGGGTGCGCCCTCGTCGTGGTCCCGGCGCTCGCCGTCGACCGCTCCGGCACCCGGCTGGGGCAGGGCGGCGGCTCCTACGACCGGGCGCTGGCCCGGCTCCCCGACGGCGTGCCCGTCGTCGCGCTGGTGCACGACGACGAGGTGCTGCCGCCGGGCGCCCTGCCGCGCGAGCCGCACGACCGGCCCGTCGGCCACGCGCTCACGCCGTCGGGGCTCGTCGGGCTCAGCGACCGGGGGCGGGCGGCACCAGCTCCTGACGGGTCTGCGCCGCCGCCCGGACCGCCTCGGCGCTGA
- a CDS encoding GGDEF domain-containing protein — MGIRGRLFVALVVAAVVPLVGVFVLTGILLPYSVNASESRRLDQVAEAGSTLLRRDCAALGQQAEVVVAQLLGEIAASDVATDPRVVLRREAQQVVDGLVSSSDPWSVVVVERGENGPSRVAASSGDPGVPAAAADPGPYLSLACSQGVLSSDEAGPVLASTLDVDLGTSAEPVATVLVVQPLDREAVDRLAGTVGLSRTALVLLERTGGVVAASSTLQDTAGAVATEVEAQGGERGLVADRRFEVGPEVFDGRLQVVAVGLPQSSISRPLVISFVVSAFLVALLVWLLSTTVLRPLTELADLARRVAAGEVAGPTDVPRVTTDSDLQRVSSVLGALAQDLRRREADAQRQQGVFLDAFSRFGDALQQTHDRDGLLQTVLQAALLAAEAPMGVALHHDRGSRLGRRLVSLRERARGEAGAGPTELDEALRTRLVRHADRAMAERATIEDPGDDLLGPVLAVPLGNGTRPLGAVVVARDPGSPAYDAVAFEALGALAGNAGTALANIKDHLEVERLSVTDPLTGVHNFRHLSTMLARELERAVRFGHPLGVLMLDIDRFKPVNDTYGHAAGDAVLRELARRVAECVREVDTVARYGGEEFALLLPETDLEGSAALAERILASLRAEPFRLPDGGPELLVTASVGIACYPEHGTTGTDLMRAADVALYEAKERGRDRTQVAALPGAGDSGGAVRAAARD; from the coding sequence GTGGGCATCAGGGGACGGTTGTTCGTCGCTCTGGTCGTCGCCGCCGTCGTGCCCCTGGTCGGGGTCTTCGTCCTCACGGGCATCCTCCTGCCGTACTCCGTCAACGCCTCCGAGTCCCGGCGGCTCGACCAGGTGGCGGAGGCCGGCTCCACCCTGCTGCGTCGCGACTGCGCGGCGCTCGGGCAGCAGGCCGAGGTGGTGGTCGCGCAGCTGCTCGGTGAGATCGCGGCCTCCGACGTCGCGACCGACCCCCGGGTCGTCCTTCGTCGCGAGGCCCAGCAGGTCGTGGACGGTCTGGTGTCCAGCAGCGACCCGTGGTCGGTGGTCGTCGTCGAGCGCGGCGAGAACGGCCCGAGCCGGGTCGCGGCATCCTCCGGCGACCCCGGAGTGCCTGCTGCGGCCGCGGACCCCGGGCCCTACCTCTCGTTGGCCTGCTCGCAGGGGGTGCTCAGCTCCGACGAGGCGGGCCCGGTCCTGGCCAGCACGCTCGACGTCGACCTCGGCACGAGCGCCGAGCCCGTGGCCACCGTCCTCGTCGTCCAGCCCCTCGACAGGGAGGCCGTCGACCGCCTGGCCGGCACCGTGGGGCTGAGCCGGACGGCTCTCGTGCTACTCGAGAGGACCGGCGGCGTCGTCGCGGCCTCCTCGACGCTGCAGGACACCGCCGGCGCCGTGGCCACCGAGGTCGAGGCCCAGGGCGGCGAGCGCGGGCTTGTCGCGGACCGCCGGTTCGAGGTCGGGCCCGAGGTATTCGACGGGCGGCTGCAGGTCGTGGCGGTCGGCCTGCCGCAGTCCTCCATCAGCCGGCCGCTCGTCATCAGCTTCGTCGTCAGCGCGTTCCTCGTCGCCCTGCTCGTCTGGCTCCTCAGCACCACGGTGCTGCGGCCCCTCACCGAGCTCGCGGACCTCGCGCGGCGGGTCGCGGCCGGCGAGGTCGCCGGGCCCACCGACGTGCCCCGGGTCACGACCGACTCCGACCTGCAGCGGGTGTCGAGCGTCCTCGGTGCGCTCGCGCAGGACCTCCGCCGCCGCGAGGCCGACGCCCAGCGCCAGCAGGGGGTGTTCCTCGACGCCTTCTCCCGCTTCGGTGACGCGCTGCAGCAGACGCACGACCGCGACGGCCTGCTGCAGACGGTCCTGCAGGCGGCGCTGCTCGCGGCGGAGGCGCCGATGGGCGTCGCGCTGCACCACGACCGCGGGTCCCGGCTGGGGCGCCGGCTCGTGTCGCTGCGCGAGCGGGCCCGGGGCGAGGCGGGCGCGGGCCCCACCGAGCTCGACGAGGCGCTGCGCACCCGTCTCGTGCGCCACGCCGACCGCGCGATGGCGGAGCGGGCGACGATCGAGGACCCCGGCGACGACCTGCTCGGCCCCGTGCTCGCGGTGCCGCTCGGCAACGGCACCCGGCCGCTGGGCGCCGTCGTCGTCGCCCGTGACCCCGGCTCGCCCGCCTACGACGCCGTCGCCTTCGAGGCCCTCGGCGCCCTCGCGGGCAACGCCGGCACGGCGCTGGCCAACATCAAGGACCACCTCGAGGTCGAGCGGCTGTCGGTCACCGACCCGCTCACCGGCGTCCACAACTTCCGCCACCTCAGCACGATGCTGGCCCGCGAGCTCGAGCGCGCCGTCCGCTTCGGGCACCCGCTCGGCGTCCTCATGCTCGACATCGACCGCTTCAAGCCCGTCAACGACACGTACGGCCACGCCGCGGGCGACGCGGTCCTCCGCGAGCTCGCCCGGCGCGTGGCGGAGTGCGTGCGGGAGGTCGACACCGTCGCCCGGTACGGCGGGGAGGAGTTCGCCCTCCTGCTGCCCGAGACCGACCTGGAGGGCTCGGCGGCGCTCGCCGAGCGGATCCTGGCCTCGCTGCGGGCCGAGCCGTTCCGCCTGCCCGACGGCGGGCCCGAGCTGCTGGTGACCGCGAGCGTCGGCATCGCGTGCTACCCCGAGCACGGCACCACCGGCACCGACCTCATGCGCGCGGCCGACGTGGCGCTGTACGAGGCGAAGGAGCGCGGCCGGGACCGCACCCAGGTCGCCGCCCTGCCCGGGGCCGGCGACAGCGGCGGGGCGGTGCGCGCCGCCGCGCGGGACTGA
- the galU gene encoding UTP--glucose-1-phosphate uridylyltransferase GalU — protein sequence MTADARATKAVIPAAGLGTRFLPATKATPKEMLPVVDRPAIQYVVEEAVDAGLEDVLMITGRSKRALEDHFDRNLELEQSLQAKGKNDTLRSVQESNDLGTIHYVRQGDPRGLGHAVLCAAQHVGHEPFAVLLGDDLIDPRDSILPRMLDVQARHGGSVVLLMEVPEDQVNLYGCAAVEATDEEDVVRVTGLVEKPDPEEAPSNLALIGRYALDPAVFEVLRHTPYGRGGEIQLTDALQTLAHGEDDGYGVRGVVFRGRRYDTGDRLDYLKTVVRLASERDDLGPDFRAWLQEYVAGEGPDLS from the coding sequence ATGACTGCTGACGCTCGGGCCACGAAGGCCGTCATCCCGGCCGCGGGCCTCGGGACCCGGTTCCTGCCCGCCACCAAGGCGACGCCGAAGGAGATGCTGCCGGTCGTCGACCGGCCGGCCATCCAGTACGTCGTCGAGGAGGCGGTCGACGCCGGCCTCGAGGACGTCCTCATGATCACCGGGCGCAGCAAGCGGGCGCTCGAGGACCACTTCGACCGCAACCTCGAGCTCGAGCAGTCGCTGCAGGCCAAGGGCAAGAACGACACCCTCCGCTCCGTGCAGGAGTCCAACGACCTCGGCACGATCCACTACGTGCGCCAGGGCGACCCCCGCGGCCTCGGCCACGCGGTGCTGTGCGCCGCGCAGCACGTGGGCCACGAGCCGTTCGCGGTGCTGCTGGGCGACGACCTCATCGACCCGCGCGACAGCATCCTGCCGCGCATGCTCGACGTGCAGGCCCGCCACGGCGGCAGCGTCGTGCTGCTCATGGAGGTGCCGGAGGACCAGGTCAACCTCTACGGCTGCGCGGCGGTCGAGGCGACCGACGAGGAGGACGTCGTCCGCGTCACCGGGCTCGTCGAGAAGCCGGACCCCGAGGAGGCGCCGAGCAACCTCGCCCTCATCGGCCGGTACGCCCTCGACCCGGCCGTGTTCGAGGTGCTCCGCCACACGCCCTACGGGCGCGGCGGGGAGATCCAGCTGACCGACGCGCTGCAGACCCTCGCCCACGGCGAGGACGACGGCTACGGCGTGCGCGGCGTCGTGTTCCGCGGCCGCCGCTACGACACCGGCGACCGCCTCGACTACCTCAAGACGGTCGTGCGCCTCGCGTCCGAGCGCGACGACCTCGGGCCGGACTTCCGTGCGTGGCTGCAGGAGTACGTCGCGGGCGAGGGCCCGGACCTGTCGTGA
- the glp gene encoding molybdotransferase-like divisome protein Glp — translation MSAAGGGLPGAGLLGVDEHLRECLALAVPLPPADLPLLDALGRVLAEDVVAPAPLPGADNSGMDGYAVRCADVAGASEATPVELPVVGDVAAGEHAAPLAPGTAVRIMTGGVVPAGADGVVPVEQTDGGTDVVRLRAEAVPGRFVRRAGSDVAAGEVVARVGDPLDPRRLSLLTAVGRASVRVRPAPRVVVMSTGDEVVAPGAPLRPGQVHDSNGVGVAAAALELGCRVTRAGAVPDDPDGFRAALADALGAADVLVTTGGVSAGAFDVVKAVLRDSGTVRFRRVAVQPGMPQGLGVLRGADGRDVPVFCLPGNPVSAMVSFEVFVRPALRTVLGERDVLRPTVPATVRGGWASPEGKRQYARVRLERSAGGGLVCEAVGGQGSHLVADLATADALAVVPEAVTAVAEGDTLECLLVGAVPR, via the coding sequence GTGAGCGCGGCGGGCGGCGGGCTGCCGGGGGCCGGGCTGCTGGGGGTGGACGAGCACCTGCGCGAGTGCCTCGCGCTCGCCGTGCCGCTGCCGCCCGCCGACCTGCCCCTCTTGGACGCGCTCGGCCGGGTGCTCGCCGAGGACGTCGTCGCACCCGCCCCGCTGCCGGGCGCCGACAACTCCGGCATGGACGGCTACGCCGTGCGGTGCGCCGACGTCGCGGGCGCGAGCGAGGCGACCCCCGTCGAGCTGCCCGTCGTCGGTGACGTCGCGGCCGGCGAGCACGCGGCGCCCCTCGCCCCCGGCACCGCCGTCCGGATCATGACGGGCGGGGTCGTGCCCGCCGGAGCCGACGGCGTCGTGCCCGTCGAGCAGACCGACGGCGGGACCGACGTCGTCCGGCTGCGGGCCGAGGCCGTTCCGGGTCGCTTCGTGCGGCGGGCGGGCAGCGACGTCGCCGCGGGCGAGGTCGTGGCGCGGGTCGGCGACCCGCTCGACCCGCGCCGGCTGTCCCTGCTCACCGCGGTCGGCCGGGCCTCGGTGCGGGTACGTCCCGCGCCCCGCGTCGTCGTCATGAGCACCGGCGACGAGGTCGTCGCGCCGGGGGCGCCGCTGCGCCCGGGCCAGGTGCACGACTCCAACGGCGTCGGCGTGGCGGCGGCGGCCCTCGAGCTGGGCTGCCGCGTCACCCGGGCCGGCGCCGTGCCGGACGACCCCGACGGCTTCCGCGCCGCCCTCGCCGACGCGCTGGGCGCCGCCGACGTGCTCGTGACGACGGGGGGCGTGTCCGCGGGTGCGTTCGACGTCGTCAAGGCGGTGCTGCGCGACAGCGGGACGGTGCGCTTCCGTCGGGTCGCGGTGCAGCCCGGCATGCCGCAGGGTCTCGGTGTGCTGCGGGGAGCCGACGGGCGGGACGTGCCCGTGTTCTGCCTGCCGGGCAACCCGGTGAGCGCGATGGTGTCCTTCGAGGTGTTCGTGCGACCGGCGCTGCGGACCGTGCTCGGGGAGCGCGACGTGCTGCGGCCCACCGTCCCGGCGACGGTCCGCGGGGGCTGGGCCTCGCCCGAGGGCAAGCGGCAGTACGCGCGGGTCCGGCTGGAGCGCAGCGCCGGCGGCGGCCTCGTCTGCGAGGCGGTCGGCGGCCAGGGCAGCCACCTTGTCGCCGACCTCGCGACCGCGGACGCGCTCGCCGTCGTCCCCGAGGCCGTCACCGCCGTCGCCGAGGGCGACACCCTCGAGTGCCTCCTGGTCGGGGCGGTGCCGCGGTGA
- the moaC gene encoding cyclic pyranopterin monophosphate synthase MoaC — translation MVDVSAKPVTVREAVATGLVRCAPHVVAALRDASVPKGDVLAVARLAGIQATKRTPDLVPLAHPVAVHGVVMDVEVVDAGVSLRASVRTAERTGVEMEALTAVAVAGLAVVDMVKALDRESEITDVRVVAKRGGRSGDWVRGG, via the coding sequence ATGGTCGACGTGAGCGCCAAGCCCGTCACGGTCCGCGAGGCCGTCGCGACCGGCCTGGTGCGGTGCGCGCCGCACGTCGTCGCGGCGCTGCGCGACGCGAGCGTCCCGAAGGGCGACGTGCTCGCCGTCGCCCGCCTCGCCGGCATCCAGGCGACGAAGCGGACCCCCGACCTCGTCCCGCTCGCCCACCCCGTCGCGGTGCACGGCGTCGTCATGGACGTCGAGGTCGTCGACGCGGGCGTGTCGCTGCGCGCGAGCGTCCGGACGGCGGAGCGCACCGGCGTGGAGATGGAGGCGCTCACCGCGGTCGCGGTCGCCGGTCTCGCGGTCGTCGACATGGTGAAGGCGCTCGACCGCGAGAGCGAGATCACCGACGTGCGGGTCGTGGCCAAGCGCGGTGGCCGTTCCGGGGACTGGGTCCGCGGTGGCTGA
- a CDS encoding MogA/MoaB family molybdenum cofactor biosynthesis protein, giving the protein MAEHAPGGAGSGAASGAPVATGRAVVVTVSTSAAAGTAADRSGPLLVDGLRGLGLDTPDARVVPDGDAVADALRSALADGADVVLLTGGTGLSPDDTTPEQVRPLLEREVPGIAEALRADGRARGVATAALSRSVAGVAGRSLVVALPGSTGACRDALEVLGPLLPHAVALLGGTPGERLHPGGRGDA; this is encoded by the coding sequence GTGGCTGAGCACGCTCCCGGCGGCGCCGGGTCGGGCGCGGCCAGCGGCGCTCCCGTCGCGACGGGCAGGGCCGTGGTCGTCACGGTGTCGACGAGTGCGGCGGCGGGCACCGCGGCGGACCGCTCCGGCCCGCTGCTCGTCGACGGGCTGCGCGGGCTCGGCCTCGACACCCCCGACGCCCGGGTCGTGCCCGACGGCGACGCGGTCGCCGACGCCCTCCGCTCGGCCCTGGCCGACGGGGCCGACGTCGTCCTGCTCACCGGCGGCACCGGCCTGAGCCCCGACGACACCACACCGGAGCAGGTCCGCCCGCTGCTCGAGCGCGAGGTCCCGGGCATCGCGGAGGCGCTGCGCGCCGACGGCCGTGCCCGCGGCGTCGCCACCGCGGCGCTGTCGCGCTCGGTCGCGGGTGTCGCGGGACGGAGCCTCGTCGTGGCCCTGCCCGGCTCGACCGGCGCGTGCCGCGACGCGCTGGAGGTCCTCGGCCCGTTGCTGCCGCACGCCGTGGCGCTGCTCGGCGGGACGCCGGGGGAGCGGCTGCACCCCGGCGGCAGGGGGGACGCGTGA
- a CDS encoding GNAT family N-acetyltransferase — protein sequence MRLWPVELGHGPLRLRPLRRRDQHAWEEVQVRNRDWLQPWEATSPDSATPPTFAQMVAGMRRQAREGRALPFAIDVDGRLRGQLTVSLLAWGAFRSGTVGYWIDRAVAGRGHVPCAVGLAVDHCFAAGLHRMEVNIRPENGPSLAVARRLGLREEGLRRGLLHIDGDWRDHLSFAVLAEEVPDGLHARAHQRSSGSHEVATHL from the coding sequence GTGAGGCTCTGGCCGGTCGAGCTCGGGCACGGGCCGCTCCGGCTGCGCCCGCTTCGCCGACGCGACCAGCACGCGTGGGAGGAGGTGCAGGTCCGCAACCGCGACTGGCTGCAGCCGTGGGAGGCGACGTCGCCGGACTCCGCCACGCCCCCGACCTTCGCCCAGATGGTGGCGGGTATGCGCCGGCAGGCTCGAGAGGGCCGGGCGCTGCCGTTCGCGATCGACGTCGACGGCCGGCTGCGGGGGCAGCTGACGGTGTCGCTGCTCGCGTGGGGCGCGTTCCGCAGCGGGACGGTCGGGTACTGGATCGACCGCGCGGTGGCGGGACGAGGGCACGTGCCGTGCGCCGTGGGGCTCGCGGTCGACCACTGCTTCGCGGCCGGGCTGCACCGCATGGAGGTGAACATCCGGCCGGAGAACGGCCCGAGCCTCGCCGTCGCACGCAGGCTCGGCCTGCGCGAGGAGGGGCTGCGCCGCGGGCTGCTGCACATCGACGGCGACTGGCGCGACCACCTGTCCTTCGCGGTCCTCGCCGAGGAGGTGCCGGACGGCCTGCACGCCCGGGCGCACCAGCGCTCGAGCGGCAGCCACGAGGTCGCGACACACCTGTGA